From a single Okeanomitos corallinicola TIOX110 genomic region:
- a CDS encoding DUF3120 domain-containing protein: MINNTLTSYTTATSSIETDLDTIANQPIGINELESSLSLSPSLPTTKIAKQSWLVFAAAVFLVSVPVFIEAPLVRSLPTISVVITGFWIWLSLRLMSRPQTYLWGDLLLGFSWSWLTGAIYWGWLRWEPLFHLPIEAIGLPFAIWCLSRNWGKVGNWFYLGSLFGTALTDLYFYLVDLMPYWRQIMRSDADGASQILKNALFQVQTPWGESWAMVLALALLTVGLATLGKQERHWYAFSGAVLSTILVDSLFLVAAILA; this comes from the coding sequence TTGATTAATAATACGTTGACATCCTACACTACTGCTACATCTTCTATTGAAACTGATTTAGATACTATTGCTAATCAGCCAATAGGTATTAATGAGTTAGAATCTAGTCTTTCGTTATCGCCTTCTTTACCAACTACCAAAATTGCTAAACAAAGTTGGTTAGTGTTTGCAGCGGCGGTGTTTTTGGTATCTGTGCCGGTTTTTATAGAAGCGCCATTGGTGCGATCGCTACCTACAATAAGTGTAGTGATTACAGGGTTTTGGATTTGGCTGAGTTTAAGATTAATGTCACGCCCTCAAACCTATCTGTGGGGGGATTTACTGTTAGGCTTTAGCTGGAGTTGGCTAACAGGGGCGATTTATTGGGGTTGGTTACGTTGGGAACCGCTGTTTCACTTACCGATAGAAGCTATTGGCCTACCCTTTGCAATTTGGTGTCTGTCTAGAAACTGGGGTAAAGTCGGTAACTGGTTTTATCTAGGTTCTTTGTTTGGTACTGCTTTAACGGATTTATATTTTTACCTAGTAGACTTAATGCCATACTGGCGGCAGATTATGAGAAGCGATGCCGATGGAGCTTCACAAATCTTAAAAAATGCCTTATTTCAAGTACAAACACCTTGGGGTGAAAGCTGGGCGATGGTGTTGGCTTTAGCATTATTAACGGTGGGATTAGCTACTTTAGGTAAACAAGAACGTCATTGGTACGCCTTCAGTGGCGCAGTTTTGAGTACAATTTTAGTAGATAGTCTGTTTTTAGTAGCGGCGATTCTTGCTTAA
- a CDS encoding undecaprenyl-diphosphate phosphatase has protein sequence MAIILEVNSINLLSSQLLTVAENTDKLTPEWLQAFILGIVQGITEFLPISSTAHLLIVTKVLGWKELGAKDFVDAIQFGSVIAILWYFWALISSIVKGAIKAFKTKDWESEEWKIMVGIAVGTMPALIFGFLLKDVLPDAPLIIAIMSVVMAILLGLAEKIGTRKRGFDALQIKDGILVGLGQTLALIPGASRSGSTLTTALFLGLERDTAAKFSFLLGFPTLTVATLYKSLKIFKLFQAGQLPDNIVLLLVIGIVSTFIFSYLSIAFLIRYLQTKNTFVFVWYRLAFGIAILLAIANGWQE, from the coding sequence ATGGCGATAATATTAGAAGTAAATAGTATAAATTTACTATCATCTCAACTACTAACCGTGGCAGAAAACACAGACAAACTGACCCCGGAATGGCTGCAAGCATTTATATTAGGTATTGTCCAAGGGATTACAGAATTTTTGCCCATCAGTAGTACAGCACATCTGTTAATTGTCACCAAAGTATTAGGTTGGAAAGAACTAGGTGCAAAAGATTTTGTAGATGCGATTCAATTCGGTAGTGTCATCGCCATACTCTGGTATTTTTGGGCTTTAATTTCCAGTATTGTCAAAGGTGCAATCAAAGCCTTCAAAACCAAAGACTGGGAAAGCGAAGAATGGAAAATTATGGTAGGTATTGCCGTGGGTACAATGCCAGCCTTAATTTTTGGTTTTTTATTGAAAGATGTTCTACCTGATGCTCCCTTAATTATTGCTATAATGTCAGTCGTCATGGCGATTTTATTGGGATTAGCAGAGAAAATTGGCACTCGTAAACGTGGTTTCGATGCCTTGCAGATTAAGGATGGTATATTAGTAGGATTAGGACAAACTCTAGCTTTAATTCCTGGAGCTTCCCGTTCTGGTTCAACCTTAACCACAGCCTTATTTTTAGGTTTAGAAAGAGATACAGCCGCCAAGTTTTCATTTTTGTTAGGGTTTCCCACCTTAACTGTAGCTACTCTCTATAAAAGTCTGAAGATTTTTAAGCTGTTTCAAGCAGGACAATTACCAGATAATATAGTTTTACTATTAGTAATTGGGATTGTTTCCACCTTTATTTTTTCTTACCTATCAATCGCATTTTTAATTCGCTATTTACAGACCAAAAATACCTTTGTATTTGTTTGGTACAGACTAGCTTTTGGTATAGCTATTTTATTAGCGATCGCCAACGGTTGGCAAGAATAA
- a CDS encoding TIGR03279 family radical SAM protein: protein MIINPAKITKVIPASIAEEIGFEAGDAIVAINGTKPRDLIDYQFLCADEILELEVLDTRGKTHHIEIEKDYDDDLGLEFETALFDGLIQCNNHCPFCFIDQQPPGKRSSLYFKDDDYRLSFLYGSYLTLTNLPEKEWQRIEQMRLSPLYVSVHATEPEIRIRLLKNQRAGQILEQIKWFQARRLQIHAQVVVCPGINDGEHLEKTLRDLTSFHTGDIPAVASIAVVPVGLTRFRPQEDELIPVTREKAKEVINQVKLLCQEFKQKFDSSVAWLADEWFLIAGEELPSEAEYEEYPQIANGVGSIRLFIKQFTHAAQELLPAKIATPKKLTWVVGNAVETAFQPLVEQLNKVEGLEVNIRALYSDYWGQNISVTGLLTGHDLLFHLKGQDLGAGILLPQVMLKHGELIFLDDMSVADVSKQLNTVILPVADVEDLMNTCCQ, encoded by the coding sequence ATGATTATTAACCCTGCTAAAATTACTAAAGTTATCCCCGCATCAATTGCTGAAGAAATTGGCTTTGAAGCTGGTGATGCAATTGTCGCTATTAACGGCACAAAACCAAGAGATTTAATAGACTATCAATTTTTATGTGCAGATGAAATTTTAGAACTAGAAGTATTAGATACTCGTGGTAAAACCCATCATATTGAAATCGAAAAAGACTATGATGACGACTTGGGTTTAGAATTTGAAACTGCCTTATTTGATGGTTTAATTCAATGTAATAATCATTGTCCCTTTTGCTTTATAGATCAACAACCACCAGGGAAAAGATCGAGTTTATATTTCAAAGATGATGATTATCGTTTGAGTTTTTTATATGGTTCTTATTTAACCTTAACTAACTTACCCGAAAAAGAATGGCAACGCATCGAACAAATGCGACTATCACCCCTTTATGTTTCCGTTCATGCTACAGAACCAGAAATCAGAATTAGACTCTTAAAAAATCAACGTGCAGGGCAGATATTAGAACAGATAAAATGGTTTCAAGCCAGACGTTTACAGATTCATGCCCAAGTCGTTGTTTGTCCTGGTATTAATGATGGTGAACATCTAGAAAAAACCCTCAGAGACTTAACATCTTTTCACACAGGAGACATCCCCGCAGTTGCATCAATAGCAGTTGTTCCTGTTGGTTTAACAAGATTTCGTCCCCAAGAAGATGAACTGATTCCTGTAACCAGAGAAAAAGCCAAAGAAGTAATTAATCAAGTAAAATTACTCTGTCAAGAATTTAAGCAAAAATTTGATTCTAGTGTGGCTTGGTTAGCCGATGAATGGTTTTTAATAGCCGGGGAAGAATTACCGAGTGAAGCCGAATATGAAGAATATCCGCAAATCGCCAATGGTGTAGGTTCAATTCGTCTATTTATTAAACAGTTTACCCATGCAGCCCAGGAATTATTGCCAGCGAAAATAGCCACTCCCAAAAAATTAACTTGGGTGGTAGGTAACGCAGTAGAAACAGCATTTCAACCCTTGGTAGAACAGTTAAATAAAGTAGAGGGATTAGAAGTAAATATAAGAGCTTTATATAGTGATTATTGGGGACAAAATATTAGTGTGACAGGATTATTAACTGGACATGATTTATTATTTCACTTAAAAGGACAAGATTTAGGAGCGGGAATTTTATTACCTCAAGTAATGCTTAAACATGGGGAATTAATATTCTTAGATGATATGAGCGTTGCAGATGTATCTAAACAACTAAATACCGTAATATTGCCGGTTGCGGACGTTGAAGATTTGATGAATACTTGTTGTCAGTAA
- a CDS encoding PAS domain S-box protein: protein MQASSDYFSIKNLESIIDDSPLTIAPETPVLDAIAMMAKYAKGILITSDSQLLGYLTQQDIVDLVASARNLNNTTTTEVMRTPVMQIQLQAENFLVKVTSLLHESQFKLFAVVDEQGKLQGTITPESLCLAIAPLAQTITDCQVKENQLRQSQQMLQLIMDTVPHYIFWKDINSRFLSCNRKFAQMVGYENSADIVGKTDDDLIANPEIAEFYRAYDDAVMQNNQPECNRITHQIQADGSQMWLETNKVPLLNTQGQVIGMLGTMEDITERVRSQTALEKSDQKYQQITQLSPVGIFRCDSQGNYLYVNNRWHEITGLTPSSAMGLGWLEAVYPEDREGIIQEFLASVLENRPFRSEYRLLCVDGTATWVLGQAVAELMTEEKVITYLGTFTDITDYKQVELALAEKVKLADLRTKIDAILTQSENLIAMMRGCTDILVEHLEVSFARLWTLNPETQILELQVSSGIYIHINGCHSHIAVGRLKIGLIAAQGQPHCTNSLENDPYINNKEWAKREGMKSFAGYPLIVEGEIIGVIAMFSQKTMTAEAFTALGIVANEIAIGIKRKQTESALRESEERFRNLVETSSDCIWEIDVNGTYTYVSPNIKEILGYQQQELLGKTAFDLMPPAEAERFNKILKAIFTDRKPFKYLEKINLHKDGHLVVLETSGVPRLNSEGEFWGYRGIARDITERKSVEKSLLRLQKAIESTSDAISITDITGQAIYVNPAFIEIFDYTESQLNNCGGMEANFRNKQLFKIIFNTVQKGQSWRGEVAMKTRNGEDVQIDLRTDAITDSRGNIVSFVSIYTDITQRKIIEEGLRLRDRAMAATRNGVVIADVTTPGNPIIYVNSGFENITGYTAAEALGQDFPLFQDIEINQQALLRLKTAMETGKDCTVILHNYSQHSNLLWHELNISPVYDVYGSLTHYIGIQTDITEHKQTEIELLISQQRLQYLLTASPAVIYTRKTKDDFGAIFISNNIESMVGYEAQEFLTYSEFWHSHIHPDDAPSVMRELSQVLEKNEYSLEYRFLHQDGRYRWVYDQGKVVWDEFGNPLELVGYWADITNRKQLEQELIIALEKEKELNELKSRFISMTSHEFRTPLSTILSSAELLEHYRYKWSEDKQLTHLHRIETAVHRMTEMLDDILVSGKAEAGKLEYRPISLDLVQYCHQLVEEVKLNVKNQHFISFSSEDKSICCYMDDKLLGHIFTNLLSNAIKYSADNTLVKFTLVCHDKQAIFEIEDQGIGIPEEDLPHLFESFYRARNVGNILGTGLGLAIVKKCVDIYQGEIYVTSNLGLGTKFTVKIPLKKNEL from the coding sequence ATGCAAGCTTCATCAGACTATTTCAGCATAAAAAATTTAGAGTCAATTATTGATGATTCACCACTTACAATTGCACCTGAAACACCTGTGTTAGATGCGATCGCCATGATGGCTAAGTATGCCAAAGGTATATTAATCACATCAGACTCCCAGCTATTAGGATACTTAACACAACAAGATATAGTAGATTTGGTTGCTTCTGCCAGGAATTTAAACAACACCACCACAACTGAAGTAATGCGGACTCCTGTGATGCAAATACAACTTCAGGCAGAGAATTTTTTAGTCAAAGTTACATCTTTATTGCATGAATCTCAGTTCAAGTTATTTGCTGTAGTTGATGAACAAGGAAAACTGCAAGGAACAATCACCCCGGAGAGTCTTTGTTTGGCGATCGCACCATTAGCACAAACAATAACTGATTGTCAGGTCAAAGAAAATCAACTGCGGCAATCTCAACAGATGTTGCAATTAATCATGGATACTGTTCCCCATTATATTTTTTGGAAAGATATCAATTCTCGCTTTCTGAGTTGTAATCGTAAATTTGCCCAAATGGTAGGTTATGAAAATTCAGCAGACATAGTTGGTAAAACTGATGATGATTTAATTGCCAATCCAGAAATCGCAGAATTTTATCGTGCTTATGATGATGCGGTAATGCAAAATAATCAGCCAGAATGTAATCGGATTACTCATCAAATACAAGCTGATGGTAGTCAGATGTGGTTAGAAACTAACAAAGTCCCCCTGCTAAATACCCAAGGACAAGTCATAGGTATGTTGGGAACAATGGAAGATATTACAGAAAGAGTGCGATCGCAAACAGCTTTAGAAAAAAGTGACCAGAAATATCAGCAAATTACTCAACTTTCCCCAGTCGGTATCTTTCGTTGTGATTCTCAAGGTAACTATCTCTACGTCAATAATCGCTGGCACGAAATTACAGGATTAACACCCTCATCTGCAATGGGTTTAGGTTGGTTAGAAGCAGTGTATCCCGAAGACCGAGAGGGCATTATTCAGGAATTTTTAGCATCTGTCCTGGAAAATCGTCCTTTTCGCTCAGAATATCGGTTGTTATGTGTTGACGGTACAGCGACTTGGGTATTAGGTCAAGCTGTTGCAGAATTGATGACAGAGGAAAAAGTTATTACTTACCTTGGTACATTCACAGATATTACTGATTATAAACAAGTAGAATTAGCACTGGCAGAAAAAGTAAAATTAGCAGACCTACGCACAAAAATTGATGCTATTCTCACCCAGTCAGAAAACTTAATCGCCATGATGCGTGGCTGTACCGATATTTTAGTTGAACATCTAGAGGTTTCCTTTGCTCGACTCTGGACACTAAACCCAGAAACACAAATTCTAGAACTTCAAGTTAGCTCTGGTATTTATATCCACATCAATGGTTGTCATAGTCATATAGCAGTTGGTAGGTTAAAAATAGGCTTAATTGCCGCCCAAGGTCAACCTCACTGTACCAACTCTTTAGAAAACGATCCTTATATTAATAATAAAGAATGGGCAAAAAGAGAAGGAATGAAATCCTTTGCTGGCTATCCATTAATTGTAGAAGGGGAAATAATTGGAGTCATAGCTATGTTTTCCCAAAAAACAATGACAGCAGAAGCTTTTACCGCCTTGGGAATAGTTGCCAACGAAATAGCAATTGGCATTAAACGTAAACAAACAGAATCTGCACTCAGAGAGAGTGAAGAACGTTTTCGTAACTTAGTAGAAACCAGTAGTGATTGCATCTGGGAGATAGATGTAAATGGAACTTATACCTACGTTAGCCCTAACATTAAAGAAATTTTAGGTTATCAACAACAAGAACTACTAGGAAAAACCGCTTTTGATCTGATGCCACCAGCAGAAGCAGAACGGTTCAATAAGATATTAAAAGCGATTTTTACAGATAGAAAACCCTTTAAATATCTAGAAAAGATTAATCTGCACAAAGATGGTCATTTAGTAGTTTTAGAAACTAGCGGTGTACCCAGATTGAATTCAGAAGGTGAATTTTGGGGATATCGGGGTATCGCCAGAGATATTACAGAACGTAAATCAGTAGAAAAATCTTTACTCAGGCTACAAAAAGCTATAGAAAGTACCAGTGATGCTATTAGTATTACAGATATTACAGGTCAAGCTATTTATGTTAATCCTGCCTTTATAGAAATATTTGATTATACAGAAAGTCAATTAAATAACTGTGGTGGAATGGAAGCAAATTTTCGCAACAAACAGTTATTTAAAATCATATTTAATACGGTTCAAAAAGGTCAATCTTGGCGTGGTGAAGTGGCTATGAAGACTCGGAACGGAGAAGATGTACAGATTGATTTGCGTACAGATGCTATTACAGATAGCAGGGGAAATATAGTTTCATTCGTAAGTATTTATACAGATATAACGCAGCGGAAAATAATTGAAGAAGGACTAAGACTCAGAGATAGAGCAATGGCAGCAACTAGGAATGGAGTCGTTATTGCTGATGTCACCACACCAGGAAACCCAATTATATATGTCAATTCTGGCTTTGAAAATATCACAGGTTACACAGCGGCTGAAGCTCTGGGTCAAGATTTTCCTTTATTTCAAGATATTGAAATTAATCAGCAAGCTTTGCTGAGATTAAAAACCGCAATGGAAACTGGAAAAGACTGTACGGTTATCCTGCATAATTATAGTCAACATAGTAACTTGTTGTGGCATGAATTAAATATTTCACCAGTATATGATGTCTATGGTTCTCTTACACACTACATTGGCATTCAAACTGATATTACAGAACATAAACAAACAGAAATAGAATTATTAATTAGTCAACAAAGATTGCAATATTTATTAACTGCTAGTCCAGCAGTTATTTATACCAGAAAAACCAAGGACGATTTTGGCGCTATTTTTATCAGTAATAATATTGAATCTATGGTAGGTTATGAAGCCCAGGAATTTTTAACATATTCTGAATTTTGGCACAGTCATATTCATCCTGATGATGCACCATCCGTAATGAGAGAGCTATCGCAAGTTTTAGAAAAAAATGAGTATAGCTTGGAATATCGCTTTTTACACCAAGATGGTAGATATCGCTGGGTATATGATCAGGGAAAAGTCGTCTGGGATGAGTTTGGCAACCCTTTAGAACTGGTTGGTTACTGGGCAGATATTACAAATCGTAAACAGTTAGAACAAGAGCTAATCATCGCATTGGAGAAAGAGAAAGAACTCAACGAGTTAAAATCCCGCTTTATCTCCATGACTTCCCACGAGTTTCGTACACCTTTAAGTACCATTCTTTCATCGGCGGAGTTGTTAGAACACTATCGTTATAAATGGAGCGAAGATAAACAATTAACCCATTTACACAGAATTGAAACTGCTGTTCACAGAATGACCGAAATGCTAGATGATATTTTAGTTAGTGGTAAAGCAGAAGCAGGAAAACTTGAATATAGACCCATATCATTAGATTTGGTGCAATATTGCCATCAATTAGTAGAAGAAGTGAAGTTAAATGTGAAAAATCAGCACTTCATATCTTTTAGTAGTGAAGATAAGTCTATCTGCTGTTATATGGATGATAAATTGTTAGGACATATTTTTACTAACTTACTTTCTAATGCCATTAAATATTCTGCGGATAATACTCTAGTCAAATTTACGTTAGTTTGTCATGATAAACAAGCAATATTTGAAATTGAAGATCAAGGAATCGGTATTCCTGAAGAAGATTTACCACATTTATTTGAATCTTTTTATCGTGCTAGAAATGTTGGTAATATCTTAGGTACTGGATTAGGTCTGGCAATTGTTAAAAAATGTGTAGATATTTATCAAGGAGAAATTTATGTAACAAGTAATCTCGGACTAGGTACAAAATTTACCGTTAAAATACCATTAAAAAAAAATGAATTATGA
- a CDS encoding EAL domain-containing response regulator, whose product MPKILVIEDEESVRENLLDLLTAEEFETVAADNGKVGLSLAIAEIPDLILCDMMMPELDGYGVLKALRQQPLTATIPFIFLTAKSAKSDVRQGMDMGADDYLTKPFTRSELLSAIVNKLEKYATFKKHLSNQSESHKLSPRMQILNKQLHQDIITHDFQGFKIHYQPIININTGQIIGAESLLRWYNDELGQVSPSEFIPLAESIGLILNIDNWVFKNVCQQIRSWHDMGIKPLTISVNFSAAEFNQEDLISKVVNLLEINNLDPHYLEIEITESMIMKDVTFAINMMNKLRSLGFKIAIDDFGTGQSSLNYLRLLPANTIKIDRAFVQDVDQDCTKAIITKTMIKMAQELKLHIIAEGVETQAELSFLRDNKCDAIQGHIFSMGLSNLELEDFLLSQQNFSV is encoded by the coding sequence ATGCCAAAAATTTTAGTAATAGAAGATGAAGAGTCTGTACGGGAAAATCTTTTAGATTTATTAACAGCCGAAGAATTTGAAACTGTAGCTGCTGACAATGGAAAAGTTGGTTTAAGTCTGGCGATCGCCGAAATACCCGACTTAATTTTATGCGATATGATGATGCCCGAACTTGATGGTTATGGAGTATTAAAAGCATTACGCCAACAACCATTAACTGCCACAATTCCTTTTATTTTCTTGACTGCAAAATCTGCAAAATCTGATGTCCGTCAAGGTATGGATATGGGAGCAGATGATTATTTAACTAAACCTTTTACTCGCTCTGAATTATTAAGTGCTATCGTCAATAAGTTAGAAAAATATGCAACCTTTAAAAAGCATTTATCCAATCAAAGTGAAAGTCATAAATTATCACCAAGAATGCAGATATTAAATAAACAATTGCATCAAGATATAATCACTCATGATTTTCAAGGTTTTAAGATTCACTATCAACCAATTATTAATATAAATACTGGTCAAATCATTGGTGCTGAAAGTCTATTACGTTGGTATAATGACGAATTAGGTCAAGTTTCTCCTAGTGAATTTATTCCTCTAGCTGAATCAATCGGTTTAATTCTCAACATTGACAACTGGGTATTCAAAAATGTCTGTCAACAAATCAGAAGCTGGCATGATATGGGAATTAAGCCTTTAACAATTTCTGTTAATTTTTCAGCAGCAGAATTTAATCAAGAAGACTTAATTTCTAAAGTTGTTAATTTACTAGAAATTAATAACTTAGATCCCCATTATTTAGAAATTGAAATCACTGAAAGTATGATTATGAAAGATGTAACGTTTGCGATCAACATGATGAATAAATTACGTTCACTGGGATTTAAAATTGCTATTGATGATTTTGGAACAGGACAGTCTTCTCTTAACTATTTACGACTTCTCCCTGCTAACACCATTAAAATTGACCGTGCTTTTGTGCAAGATGTTGATCAGGATTGTACTAAAGCAATTATTACTAAGACCATGATTAAAATGGCTCAAGAATTAAAACTTCATATAATTGCTGAAGGCGTAGAAACACAGGCAGAACTATCATTCCTTCGGGACAATAAATGTGATGCTATTCAAGGCCATATATTTAGCATGGGATTGTCAAATTTAGAACTTGAAGATTTTTTATTGTCCCAGCAAAATTTTTCAGTGTAG
- a CDS encoding phosphomannose isomerase type II C-terminal cupin domain → MTQQKQDFNNDISLSSSHSGERYWGNVEVIEEGENYRISRLEIKPRHGIKAQIHYHRHEHWVVVSGVAKVTCNDEEIFLNRNQSTYVPAASLHKVENPGSIPLIILEIQNGEYLGEDDIERPCE, encoded by the coding sequence ATGACTCAGCAAAAACAAGATTTTAATAACGATATCAGTCTATCTTCCTCCCATTCAGGAGAACGTTACTGGGGTAATGTGGAAGTGATAGAAGAAGGTGAAAATTATAGAATTAGCCGTTTAGAAATTAAGCCCAGACATGGAATCAAAGCACAAATACATTATCATCGTCATGAACATTGGGTTGTAGTTTCTGGGGTAGCAAAGGTTACTTGTAATGATGAGGAAATATTTTTAAATCGTAATCAATCAACCTATGTACCAGCAGCTAGTTTACACAAGGTAGAAAATCCTGGTTCTATTCCTTTGATAATTCTGGAAATTCAAAATGGTGAGTATTTAGGAGAAGATGATATAGAGCGTCCTTGTGAATAA
- the ung gene encoding uracil-DNA glycosylase encodes MQTIQLPISWQAVLAEELEKPYFSKLQEFLIEERQSYCIYPPEKDVFSAFELTAYEQVNVLLLGQDPYHGENQAHGLCFSVKPGIKSPPSLMNIFKELRTDTGFDIPSHGYLVNWAKQGVLMLNAVLTVRAGTANSHKNQGWEIFTDAVINQVNQKPDPVIFVLWGGYAQKKLKLIDTTRHLVIQSSHPSPLSARHGFFGSKPFSAINSALKGWGKPEIDWELGDW; translated from the coding sequence ATTCAAACTATTCAATTACCTATTTCTTGGCAAGCTGTACTAGCTGAGGAATTAGAAAAACCTTATTTTAGTAAACTTCAAGAATTCTTAATTGAAGAAAGACAATCTTATTGTATTTATCCCCCTGAAAAAGATGTTTTTTCTGCTTTTGAATTAACAGCTTATGAACAGGTAAATGTTTTGTTATTAGGACAAGATCCTTACCACGGAGAAAACCAGGCACATGGATTATGCTTTTCTGTGAAACCAGGGATCAAATCACCACCATCATTAATGAATATTTTTAAGGAATTAAGAACGGATACAGGTTTTGATATTCCCAGTCATGGTTATTTAGTCAACTGGGCTAAACAAGGTGTTTTAATGTTAAATGCAGTGTTAACTGTCAGAGCAGGTACAGCAAATTCTCATAAAAATCAAGGTTGGGAAATTTTCACAGATGCGGTAATTAATCAGGTCAATCAAAAACCTGATCCAGTAATATTTGTATTATGGGGTGGTTATGCACAAAAGAAACTAAAGTTGATTGATACAACTAGACATTTAGTAATCCAATCGTCTCATCCTTCACCCCTTTCTGCGCGTCATGGTTTTTTTGGTAGTAAGCCTTTTTCGGCGATTAATTCTGCTTTAAAGGGTTGGGGTAAACCGGAAATTGATTGGGAATTGGGTGACTGGTGA
- a CDS encoding HEAT repeat domain-containing protein, translated as MYDEDDIKLLDNEADLESPLDKIEAIQPESEIAKPDPEAMLVLLTDPQSQQRMLAARAFCDIQDERAIPHLIRLLTDTCPLVRVSAAYALGRNPSPDAVEPLINQLNRDLNGYVRKGVVWALGNCRDRRSLKPLTDALRTDISAVRLWSASALAQMATVGYEVVVGAIPSLIEALVQDPIPAVRSNSAWAIGQLCKELPSNVVYATAIDALIQAFAEDKDLGVREDAKASLLGVGDPRGLQLIETLEQEGWF; from the coding sequence ATGTACGACGAAGACGATATAAAACTACTTGATAACGAAGCGGATCTGGAAAGCCCTCTAGATAAAATAGAAGCTATTCAGCCTGAATCAGAAATAGCCAAACCTGATCCAGAAGCAATGCTGGTGCTTTTAACAGATCCTCAATCTCAGCAACGAATGTTAGCCGCCCGTGCATTTTGTGATATTCAAGATGAACGAGCAATACCCCATCTAATTCGTTTATTAACTGATACCTGTCCTTTAGTAAGAGTTAGTGCTGCTTATGCTCTAGGACGCAACCCCAGTCCTGATGCAGTTGAACCATTAATCAATCAACTAAACCGCGATTTAAATGGTTATGTCCGAAAAGGCGTAGTTTGGGCTTTAGGCAACTGCCGCGACCGTCGTTCCCTAAAACCTCTCACCGATGCCCTCAGAACTGACATTTCTGCTGTCCGTCTCTGGTCTGCCAGCGCCCTAGCACAAATGGCAACAGTGGGTTATGAAGTAGTGGTCGGTGCAATACCCTCTCTGATTGAAGCACTCGTTCAAGACCCTATACCCGCAGTCCGTAGTAACTCCGCTTGGGCAATTGGTCAATTGTGTAAAGAACTACCTTCCAATGTAGTTTATGCTACAGCCATTGATGCACTGATCCAAGCCTTTGCAGAAGATAAAGACCTGGGAGTTAGAGAAGATGCCAAAGCTTCACTTTTAGGAGTTGGTGATCCCCGTGGTTTACAACTCATTGAAACCCTAGAACAAGAAGGATGGTTTTAA
- a CDS encoding GNAT family N-acetyltransferase, translating into MPNFDFPLDSYSICRGSTLDKALLVKFIQHTYQELFPDQDFSHLAHTVEQYLSTDTPLWWVYETEETANSQEKTQSPVTSHQSLVPVACLWAGNAIDQVTGSRHAHIFLLYVLPSHRRRGIGKALMQHIENWAKQRGDACGEQSYRQIGLQVFTANTPALNLYQQLGYQTQSLWMIKSLY; encoded by the coding sequence ATGCCCAATTTTGACTTTCCACTGGACAGCTATTCTATTTGTCGAGGCTCTACCCTTGACAAAGCACTCTTGGTAAAGTTCATCCAACACACTTACCAAGAACTGTTTCCTGATCAAGATTTTTCCCACCTGGCCCATACAGTCGAGCAATACCTCTCCACTGATACCCCTTTATGGTGGGTATATGAAACAGAAGAAACAGCTAATAGTCAAGAAAAAACCCAGTCACCAGTCACCAGTCACCAGTCCCTAGTCCCCGTCGCCTGTCTTTGGGCAGGTAACGCCATAGATCAAGTTACAGGTAGTCGTCATGCTCATATATTTCTACTGTATGTATTACCTTCCCATCGTCGTCGGGGTATTGGTAAAGCATTAATGCAGCATATAGAAAATTGGGCAAAACAAAGGGGCGATGCCTGCGGCGAGCAAAGCTATCGCCAAATCGGTCTCCAAGTCTTTACTGCCAACACACCCGCATTAAATCTTTATCAACAGCTTGGTTATCAAACACAATCCCTCTGGATGATAAAATCACTTTATTAG